ATGAGCTTCTTGGTGGGGGCGTTCTTTACAGGGCTTGGATTGATTATGCTGATTTTGATTTTCCAATTCGGAGGTGTTTCCAAGCCAGCGATCATTATGGTTGCCATCTTTTTGAGTTTCATAGGAGTGTTTGGTGGATTGATCATCACGGGGTGGTCATTTGTGATCATGATGACCATGATGGGGATCATCTCTCTCGCAGGTATCGTGGTGAACAATGGCGTAGTGCTACTTGATTATACACAGTTGCTCATCGATAGGAGAAAGGACGAGCTGAACATGCCGAAGGAAGAATATCTCTCCAAAGCTGAAGTGAAGAAGGCAGTAGTCAAAGGTGGGAAAGCGAGGTTGCGCCCTGTATTGTTGACTGCTATCACGACCGTGCTTGGGTTGGTGCCATTGGCCATAGGGCTCAATATTGACTTCTTTGCATTGTTTACGGAGTTCAATCCACATATCTACATGGGAGGAGACAATGTGATCTTCTGGGGACCATTGGCTTGGACGGTGATCTTTGGTTTGATCGTAGCGACATTCTTGACGCTGATCATTGTGCCGGTGTTGTTTACCATCGTCTACCGTATCAAGTACTGGTTTTATGCCAGAAGGGCAAAGTAGCATAAGATAATAGACTGATATAATGTAAGAGCGAAGGACTTCTGTCTTTCGCTTTTTTTATGCACAGCTATCAAACCGATGAGTGAGGTAGATAGGGTAGTATGTGTGTGTTGCTTCTTTTTTTCTATCCTAGAGAAGGGATGAGGGCAGTCGATTTGAAGGTTTTTTTGGCAAGTAGCTACTCCAGCACCGGAGTGAATTAAACCCTTGCTAAAGGATGAGGGGCAAGCTGCCACGAACGCTCAATGCAGTTCATGGAGGCTTGATTCTTTGACACGGTACGGTTTTGAGTGGATGAAATTATTGCTGTGCTGCAAATAGAGCAGCGATCTTATCCTGTAGTTCTTGCCCATGGATGTCTTTGGCGATGATGATGCCGTCTTTGTCTAGCAAGAAGTTTTTAGGCAGAGCTGTGACGGAGTAATCCTGCGAAGCATTCGTTTTGTAGCCATTGAGTTCAGAGACATTGATCCATGACCTGCCGTCTTTGAGCAGCGCATTGGTCCATAGTTTTTTGTTTTGTTCTAGTGCGATCCCATAGATCTCAAAGCCTTGATTTTTGTAGGTAGCGTAGAGTTGTTGGAGTATTGGATTTTCGGTGCGGCAAGGCGAGCACCAGCTCCCCCAGAAGTCCACGAGTGTGTAGGTCTTCAGGTTTTGGTAGAGAGAGAGGTTGTGTCCTGAGGTATCTTTGGCGATGATACCAGGTGCTTTTGCTCCGATGGCTACTCGTTTCATTTGTTGGACCTTGAGAGTGACATATTGAGAGATTTCGCTTTCTGGATAGACCAGCGCAAAAGCAGTGGCTAAACTGTCGTAGTATGGGATGTCGTCATCGTTGGTCCAACGAACCGTGGTAGGGTAGATGGCGATGGATGTACCCATTTTCTTGACGAAATGAATCAAGGTGTCCCGGTAGTTTTGCTCTGCGTGGAGCTGTTGTCTGCCGAGTTTTTCGATCAACTCTGCGTCTTTGGGGTTGTTGATGTCACGGAGTTGGTAGAGTTCTTTTCGTACAGGGTAAACGGTTTTTTCCAAAATCGAATGGCGAAAACTCTCGTAGGCTTGGAAAAGCTCTGTGTCTTCAGAGCCACTGACCTCATAGCTGCCGTCTGTCGAAAGGTTGATGAGGATGTGTTGTCCTTTGTTTGCCAAAAGGGGTACTTGGGTCTCGTCGATATGGAGGACGTAGTAGTTTGGAGGCAGGTCAATGCTTTTTTTGATGGAGGTCCCAGTGGTATATGCGATCGTATCGACGATGGAGTAGCTGTTTTGAGCGGGGTCTGTGATTTGGTAGAGTAGGATTTCTTTAGGAGAAGTACTGGGGTCTAGGCCTTTGACTTCCAAGGTGAAGCCTTGGGAGTGGTGAGGTTCGGGAGTGCTACAAGCAGAGAAAAACAGTAGCGCAGCTAAGGACAAGTGGAGAAATGAGGCGGTGATTTTCATAAGGTTCATTGTTTGAATAAACGAAAGTAAGGGAATAAGCTGATTTTGGGTTTGCTATCTTGCTATCTGTCGTGATTACTCATTTTTCTAAAATTGTGAAACCTTTGACCCTTTCTTTGAAGCTACACATTGACCAATCTCACCTCAAATATACCGCTGGTGGGATGTTCTGTCAATTCTCGCATAGAGGCTATATCGAATCTTGTGATCTCCACTTATCTTTGTACACCCAAAAATGATAGTATGAATGTAAAAGAGGAAATCCGTTTTGACGATACGGAACTGGCTTTTGGTGACAAAAGCAATTTTGACCTAAAGCGCATGTATTTTTTGTTTTCAACCATGAACAACCCATGGGTAACAAAAATTGGCATGAGGCTGACACAATTCGCGCTTCGAATTCACTTGCCCATCAAGGTTTTGATCAAGAAGACCATTTTCGCACAGTTTTGTGGAGGTGAGTCGCTCCGTGATTCGATCAAGACAGTGGAGAAGTTGGGAGCATCGCAGATACACACCATTTTGGATTATTCGGTGGAGGGAGAGAGCAAGGAGAAAACCTTTGATCACAACAAAGCGGAGATCCTGCAATCTCTGACATTGGCGAAGGAGTCACCACACATCCCTACGGGGGTCATGAAGCTGACCGGTTTTGTGTCTTTCTCGCTGTTGGTCAAAAAACAAGCAGGTGAAGTTTTCACGGCAGAAGAACAGAGCCGTTGGGATAAATTCATCGCTCGTGTGGAGGAGATTTGCGCGTATGCGGTGGCTTGTCAAAAGTATTTGTTCATCGATGCAGAGGAATCTTGGATACAAGACGCCATCGATGAACTGGTAGATGAAATGATGGGCAAGTACAACAGGGAGCAGGTATACATCTTCAATACCTATCAGATGTACAAGAAGTCCTCTCTCGAAACCCTCAAAGCAGTGCATAGACGAGGGCAGCAAGAAGGGTTCAAAGTAGGAGCCAAGCTAGTCAGGGGAGCCTATATGGAAAAAGAAAGAAACCGAGCGCAGGAGAAGGGGTATCCAGATCCGATTCAGGTGTCTAAGGCTGCTACCGATGAAGCCTATGATGCCGCGGTGGCCTATTGCATAGAACATATCAATGATATCTATCTCTGTGCAGGCACGCACAACGAAAAGAGTTCGAAGTATCTCTCCCAGCTGATGGAGGAGCAAGAGCTGCCTCATAATGACCCGAGGATTTTTTATGCGCAACTGTATGGTATGAGTGACAACTTGTCCTACACCTTGGCGCACCATCAATATAACGTGGCGAAGTACGTGCCCTATGGCCCGGTCAAAAAAGTATTGCCCTATTTGATGCGACGAGCGGAGGAAAATACCTCCATTGCTGGACAGAGTAGTAGGGAGTTTTTGCTCGTAAAGAGCGAACTAAAAAGAAGGAAAAGAAAGTGAAGTAAATAGATAGCGGGAGGTTCGTGGAGTGCAAAGGCAAAAAAATGGTTAACTTCCGCATTTTAAGTATTATCCAATAGTAGATGATAAGAGTGAAACGTGAAGCTAGCCTGCTTGAGGCATTTGTCCCCATCCTATTTCTTATTGTATTTCTCAGTGTCAATGTGTACATCTTTGGTGACGCGGCATTGGATGGTTCCAATCAGATCGTACTGATACTCTCCGGAGGAGTCGCTGCTTTGATGGCCTTTCGATTGGGCTATACCTGGGACGAGATTCTCGGTGGGGTGACCAAGAGTATCAATTCGGCCATGCCTTCTATGTTGATCCTGTTGATGATTGGCTCGCTCGCAGGGAGTTGGCTGATCAGTGGGATTGTACCTGCGATGATCTATTATGGACTGTTGATACTCAGTCCGACGATCTTTTTGTTTGCGGCCTGTGTGGTTTGTGCGATTGTGTCCATGGCGACAGGGAGCTCATGGACGACCTCCGCGACTGTAGGGATTGCACTCATAGGTATCGGACAGACCATGGGGATACACGAAGGGTTAGTCGCAGGAGCAATCTTGTCGGGAGCCTATTTTGGAGACAAGATGTCTCCACTATCAGATACGACCAATCTTGCACCTGCCATGGCAGGGACGGACTTGTTTACACATATTCGCTACATGGCTTACACGACTTTGCCGTCGATCAGTATCACATTGGTCATCTTTTTTGTACTTGGGTTCATGCACGATACTGCATCCGAAGATTTAGGTACTGCGGCGGTTTTGCAGGCGATTGAAGCCAAGTTTCATGTGTCGATTTACCTGTTTATCGTGCCGGCAGTTGTGATTTTCATGATTGTCAAAAAAGTACCAGCATTGCCGGCTCTACTCGCCGGTACTTTGCTTGGAATTGTGTTTGCACTGGTTTTTCAGCCAGAGGTGGTTCGGGAAGTCGCCCAATATGATGGCGCTGCTTGGCAGGTGATGTTTGTCGGTTGTATGAAGGCTCTGTATGGGTCGGTAGGCGTCAATACGAGTCATGAGATGGTCAATGAATTGTTGAGTTCTGGAGGCATGTACGGTATGCTCAATACGGTATGGCTGATCATCAGTGCGATGATTTTCGGAGGAGTGATGGAAGGCTCTGGCTTACTCAAAAAAATCGCTCATTCGATCATTCAGGTGGTCAACTCAACTGGATCCTTGATTGCCTCTACGGCAGGGACATGTTTGTTTTTCAACGTGACCGCCTCGGACCAATATTTGGCAATCGTCGTACCTGGTAGGATGTATGCCGACATCTACCGCGAAAAAGGACTCGCCCCCGAAAACCTAAGCCGTACCCTCGAAGATTCTGGGACGGTGACTTCCGTGCTCATCCCTTGGAATACCTGTGGTGCCTACCACTCTTCTGTACTTGGTGTGAGTACTTTGGCCTTTGCTCCTTATTGTTTTTTCAACATCATTAGCCCTATCATGACTGTATTATTTGGATACTTGAATCTGAAGATTCGAAAATTGACAAACAAAGAAAAAGTTTGATGGAAGTAAGAAAAATAACAAAGCAGGAGGTGAACGAACTTCCGTTGATCAAGTATGAAGGGAAAAGTATCGTCGTAGAGGACGAGGCGGGTGCCATAGAGGCCGCTCGGTTTTTGAGTCAATTTAGCCTGTTGGGGTTTGATACTGAGACCAAGCCAGCATTCAAAAAAGGGCAGTTTTTTCCAGTCGCGCTGCTGCAGTTGGCTACCCCGGAGCGTGTCTACTTGATTCGCTTGTTGCAAACAGGCCTTCCACAGGCTATCGTAGATTTATTTGAAGACCCCAAGATCATCATCGCGGGGATCGGGATCAGAGACGATATCAAGGATTTGAAGAAGATGAAGGACTTCAAACCTGCAGGGTTTGTCGATCTCAATGAAAAGGCAAGAGCACTGGGCTTTGAGAGTATTGGCGCACGCAATTTTGCGGGGATGT
The DNA window shown above is from Reichenbachiella sp. 5M10 and carries:
- a CDS encoding TlpA disulfide reductase family protein, giving the protein MKITASFLHLSLAALLFFSACSTPEPHHSQGFTLEVKGLDPSTSPKEILLYQITDPAQNSYSIVDTIAYTTGTSIKKSIDLPPNYYVLHIDETQVPLLANKGQHILINLSTDGSYEVSGSEDTELFQAYESFRHSILEKTVYPVRKELYQLRDINNPKDAELIEKLGRQQLHAEQNYRDTLIHFVKKMGTSIAIYPTTVRWTNDDDIPYYDSLATAFALVYPESEISQYVTLKVQQMKRVAIGAKAPGIIAKDTSGHNLSLYQNLKTYTLVDFWGSWCSPCRTENPILQQLYATYKNQGFEIYGIALEQNKKLWTNALLKDGRSWINVSELNGYKTNASQDYSVTALPKNFLLDKDGIIIAKDIHGQELQDKIAALFAAQQ
- a CDS encoding proline dehydrogenase family protein, coding for MNVKEEIRFDDTELAFGDKSNFDLKRMYFLFSTMNNPWVTKIGMRLTQFALRIHLPIKVLIKKTIFAQFCGGESLRDSIKTVEKLGASQIHTILDYSVEGESKEKTFDHNKAEILQSLTLAKESPHIPTGVMKLTGFVSFSLLVKKQAGEVFTAEEQSRWDKFIARVEEICAYAVACQKYLFIDAEESWIQDAIDELVDEMMGKYNREQVYIFNTYQMYKKSSLETLKAVHRRGQQEGFKVGAKLVRGAYMEKERNRAQEKGYPDPIQVSKAATDEAYDAAVAYCIEHINDIYLCAGTHNEKSSKYLSQLMEEQELPHNDPRIFYAQLYGMSDNLSYTLAHHQYNVAKYVPYGPVKKVLPYLMRRAEENTSIAGQSSREFLLVKSELKRRKRK
- the nhaC gene encoding Na+/H+ antiporter NhaC; amino-acid sequence: MIRVKREASLLEAFVPILFLIVFLSVNVYIFGDAALDGSNQIVLILSGGVAALMAFRLGYTWDEILGGVTKSINSAMPSMLILLMIGSLAGSWLISGIVPAMIYYGLLILSPTIFLFAACVVCAIVSMATGSSWTTSATVGIALIGIGQTMGIHEGLVAGAILSGAYFGDKMSPLSDTTNLAPAMAGTDLFTHIRYMAYTTLPSISITLVIFFVLGFMHDTASEDLGTAAVLQAIEAKFHVSIYLFIVPAVVIFMIVKKVPALPALLAGTLLGIVFALVFQPEVVREVAQYDGAAWQVMFVGCMKALYGSVGVNTSHEMVNELLSSGGMYGMLNTVWLIISAMIFGGVMEGSGLLKKIAHSIIQVVNSTGSLIASTAGTCLFFNVTASDQYLAIVVPGRMYADIYREKGLAPENLSRTLEDSGTVTSVLIPWNTCGAYHSSVLGVSTLAFAPYCFFNIISPIMTVLFGYLNLKIRKLTNKEKV
- a CDS encoding 3'-5' exonuclease, with protein sequence MEVRKITKQEVNELPLIKYEGKSIVVEDEAGAIEAARFLSQFSLLGFDTETKPAFKKGQFFPVALLQLATPERVYLIRLLQTGLPQAIVDLFEDPKIIIAGIGIRDDIKDLKKMKDFKPAGFVDLNEKARALGFESIGARNFAGMFMDGRISKSQQVSNWENEELTDAQISYAATDAWICIDVYNQMDELEP